A part of Myxococcus landrumus genomic DNA contains:
- a CDS encoding sigma-54-dependent transcriptional regulator, whose amino-acid sequence MSAQRILVVDDEDNARRAIATILSEEGYEVAEAADGAEALTRVADFSPAVVLTDVRMPKMDGLSLLRAAREQGSDATFVMMTAFASVEMAVEAMKSGADNFLLKPLDADQVLVTLSKALEKRSLRREAEALRDQVRTRVRRFHDIIGESPQLQGIYDVVRRAANTRATVLILGESGTGKELIAQALHQESPRRDKPFIRVHCAALSESLLESELFGHEKGAFTGAVARKEGRFELADGGTLFLDEIGEISPTVQVKLLRVLQQRELERVGGTQTLKVDVRIVAATHRDLAAEVKAGRFREDLYYRLNVVSVTLPPLRDRKSDVPALVNHFLEKYGDAYGKQVRGLAPGTLQALLAHDWPGNIRELENAIERAVVLTQGHELATDDLPPVLRGPRPSGTHQGALIPGATLAAIEREAILRTLEMVQGSTSRAAEVLGISVRKIQYRLKEYGTSGENATAKPEADESVSDLAAEP is encoded by the coding sequence ATGTCCGCACAGCGCATCCTGGTCGTCGACGATGAGGACAACGCCCGCCGAGCCATCGCCACCATCCTGAGTGAGGAAGGCTACGAGGTGGCCGAGGCCGCCGATGGCGCGGAGGCCCTCACCCGCGTCGCGGACTTCTCCCCCGCCGTAGTGCTCACCGACGTGCGCATGCCGAAGATGGATGGACTGAGCCTGCTGCGCGCCGCGCGTGAGCAGGGCAGCGACGCCACCTTCGTGATGATGACGGCCTTCGCCAGCGTGGAGATGGCGGTGGAGGCGATGAAGTCCGGCGCGGACAACTTCCTGCTCAAGCCGCTCGACGCGGACCAGGTGCTCGTCACGCTGTCGAAGGCGCTGGAGAAGCGCAGCCTGCGCCGCGAGGCGGAGGCGCTCCGGGACCAGGTCCGCACGCGCGTGCGGCGCTTCCACGACATCATCGGCGAGTCGCCGCAACTCCAAGGCATCTACGACGTGGTCCGCCGCGCCGCGAACACCCGCGCCACGGTGCTCATCCTGGGCGAGTCCGGCACGGGCAAGGAGCTCATCGCCCAGGCCTTGCACCAGGAATCGCCCCGCCGCGACAAGCCCTTCATCCGCGTGCACTGCGCCGCGCTGTCCGAGAGCCTCCTGGAGAGCGAGCTGTTCGGCCACGAGAAGGGCGCCTTCACCGGCGCGGTGGCGCGCAAGGAGGGTCGCTTCGAGCTGGCCGACGGCGGCACATTGTTCCTGGATGAAATCGGAGAAATCTCCCCCACCGTGCAGGTGAAGCTCCTGCGCGTGCTCCAGCAGCGCGAGCTGGAGCGCGTGGGCGGCACGCAGACCCTCAAGGTGGACGTGCGCATCGTCGCGGCGACCCACCGGGACCTCGCCGCGGAGGTGAAGGCCGGCCGCTTCCGCGAGGACCTCTACTACCGCCTCAACGTGGTGAGCGTGACGCTGCCGCCGTTGAGAGACCGCAAGAGCGACGTTCCCGCGCTGGTGAACCACTTCCTGGAGAAGTACGGCGACGCCTACGGCAAGCAGGTGCGAGGGCTGGCACCCGGCACGCTCCAGGCGCTGCTCGCGCACGACTGGCCGGGCAACATCCGCGAGCTGGAGAACGCCATCGAGCGCGCGGTGGTGCTCACACAAGGGCATGAGCTGGCGACGGACGACCTGCCGCCCGTGTTGCGAGGACCGCGCCCCAGCGGCACCCACCAGGGCGCGCTCATCCCCGGCGCCACGCTCGCGGCCATCGAGCGCGAGGCCATCCTCCGCACCCTGGAGATGGTGCAGGGCTCCACCTCCCGCGCCGCGGAGGTGCTGGGCATCAGCGTGCGGAAGATCCAGTACCGGCTCAAGGAGTACGGCACGTCGGGCGAGAACGCGACGGCGAAGCCGGAGGCCGATGAGTCCGTGAGCGACCTGGCCGCGGAGCCCTGA
- a CDS encoding OsmC family protein, which translates to MTSVTVTEYETRLYWQGERGAVLTSDRAPPVPIGLPLVERGTPESGRWAPEALLVGAVEGRTLLAFLERAREADVRILFYQSSAVARVVAAQGQPPHLTDLIVRPHVAVATDAEAEVVRLIFSELPAHCFPSSVIQIFPRIEPVVETWQSQATSVRPQPDTSRTRPAPRLALP; encoded by the coding sequence ATGACGTCCGTTACCGTCACAGAGTATGAAACGCGCCTGTACTGGCAGGGCGAACGGGGTGCTGTCCTGACGAGCGACCGTGCGCCCCCCGTCCCCATCGGACTCCCGCTCGTCGAGCGCGGCACGCCGGAGAGCGGTCGCTGGGCGCCGGAGGCGCTGCTGGTGGGCGCGGTGGAAGGCCGCACGCTGCTCGCGTTCCTGGAGCGGGCGCGCGAAGCCGACGTGCGCATCCTCTTCTACCAGAGCAGCGCCGTGGCCCGCGTCGTCGCGGCCCAGGGCCAGCCGCCGCACCTCACGGACCTCATCGTTCGTCCCCACGTGGCCGTGGCCACGGACGCGGAAGCGGAGGTCGTGCGCCTCATCTTCTCCGAGCTTCCCGCGCACTGCTTCCCCAGCTCGGTCATCCAGATCTTCCCTCGCATCGAGCCGGTGGTGGAGACGTGGCAATCCCAGGCCACGAGCGTCCGCCCCCAGCCCGACACTTCCCGCACGCGGCCCGCGCCGCGCCTCGCACTCCCCTGA
- a CDS encoding M56 family metallopeptidase has product MSRRSAHGRYVVACLGLLTMAVLPLVTFLGAVMEGLGPVAATSGLTPEPLLPVTRASTTLLVDTAAREAVVASPSWLELPRHWLLPAWCCGVLLLSARTLVSWYAAQRMSRLHTQEPAAAWAQAFEQALSRMKLTRPVRLLASARVDVPQVIGLWRPLILVPAGAIVGLTPAQLEAVLSHELAHIQRHDYLVNLLQALVETFLFYHPAVWWLSHRIREEREHCADDLAVRSCGDAVLYARALAHIEQVRASPSPVLALGANGGSLLSRIRRLLGVPESHAPRRPWRLVSGLGGAALAVALGSSQVPLPAMAVAPVTPPILSLPTSPAAQPPRTFAMNEPADPRPLVAPLPKVFPASVNGPGKAPLRLTAKPSPRKPRVPPPATLLIPDTEGIARTELPRTPYSLDAEPALAVAAEEPKATPPAEAAPAPAPAVEPVVAMPQAPSPIPSEDGIFTLGPGITPPRFVSGQRLNFADLTQNIRSRVSAVPKGVVVTRCTITTDGSVTDCKSLQGLSGLEDGIIRTLTTWRYAPATLDGKPVPVHYDFDVWFTNEPGGGVEEQRRFARADVPGTRADGSSQNGCVLCASVSASSLVTPPIGF; this is encoded by the coding sequence ATGTCTCGCCGGTCCGCCCATGGCCGCTATGTCGTCGCGTGCCTGGGCCTGTTGACCATGGCGGTGCTCCCCCTCGTCACGTTCCTGGGCGCGGTGATGGAGGGCCTGGGGCCGGTGGCGGCGACGAGTGGCCTGACGCCCGAGCCGCTCCTCCCGGTGACTCGCGCCAGCACCACCCTCCTGGTGGACACCGCGGCGCGCGAGGCGGTGGTGGCCAGCCCCTCCTGGCTGGAGCTGCCCCGGCACTGGCTGTTGCCGGCGTGGTGCTGTGGCGTGCTGCTCCTGTCGGCGAGGACGCTCGTGTCCTGGTACGCCGCTCAGCGCATGTCGCGCCTGCACACGCAGGAGCCCGCGGCCGCGTGGGCCCAGGCCTTCGAGCAGGCGCTCTCGCGCATGAAGCTGACGCGTCCCGTCCGGCTGTTGGCCTCGGCTCGCGTGGACGTGCCCCAGGTCATCGGCCTGTGGCGTCCGCTCATCCTCGTCCCGGCGGGCGCCATCGTGGGACTGACGCCCGCGCAGCTCGAGGCGGTGCTCTCCCACGAGCTGGCCCACATCCAGCGCCACGACTACCTGGTGAACCTGCTCCAGGCGCTGGTCGAGACCTTCCTGTTCTACCACCCCGCCGTCTGGTGGCTGTCCCACCGCATCCGCGAGGAGCGCGAGCACTGCGCGGATGACCTGGCCGTGCGGTCCTGCGGTGACGCGGTCCTCTACGCCCGAGCCCTCGCCCACATCGAGCAGGTCCGCGCGTCCCCCTCCCCCGTGCTCGCGCTTGGCGCGAATGGTGGTTCCTTGTTGTCCCGCATCCGCCGCCTGTTGGGTGTCCCCGAGAGTCATGCTCCCCGCCGGCCGTGGAGGCTGGTCAGCGGCCTGGGCGGCGCGGCCCTCGCCGTCGCGCTGGGTTCCTCACAGGTTCCCCTCCCCGCGATGGCCGTCGCGCCCGTCACGCCGCCGATTCTCTCGCTGCCCACGTCTCCCGCCGCGCAGCCCCCGCGCACCTTCGCGATGAACGAGCCCGCGGATCCCCGGCCACTCGTCGCCCCGCTTCCGAAGGTGTTCCCGGCCAGCGTCAACGGCCCCGGCAAGGCTCCGCTGCGTCTCACGGCGAAGCCTTCACCCAGGAAGCCTCGCGTCCCGCCTCCGGCGACGCTGCTCATCCCCGACACGGAGGGAATCGCCCGAACGGAGCTGCCTCGGACGCCGTATTCGCTCGACGCGGAGCCCGCCCTGGCTGTCGCCGCGGAGGAGCCCAAGGCGACGCCTCCCGCCGAGGCCGCGCCCGCTCCCGCGCCGGCCGTCGAGCCCGTCGTCGCGATGCCGCAGGCCCCCTCTCCGATTCCCTCCGAGGATGGCATCTTCACCTTGGGACCTGGCATCACCCCGCCTCGATTCGTCTCGGGACAGCGCCTCAACTTCGCCGACCTGACGCAGAACATCCGCTCGCGTGTGTCCGCCGTCCCCAAGGGCGTCGTGGTGACCCGCTGCACCATCACCACCGACGGCTCCGTCACGGACTGCAAGTCGCTGCAGGGCCTCTCCGGGCTGGAGGACGGCATCATCCGCACGCTGACCACGTGGCGCTACGCGCCCGCCACCCTCGACGGCAAGCCCGTCCCCGTGCACTACGACTTCGACGTCTGGTTCACGAATGAGCCGGGCGGCGGTGTGGAGGAGCAGCGCCGGTTCGCCCGCGCGGATGTTCCAGGAACGCGCGCGGATGGCTCCAGCCAGAACGGCTGCGTCCTCTGCGCGAGCGTCTCCGCCTCCAGCCTCGTGACACCGCCCATCGGCTTCTGA
- a CDS encoding SRPBCC family protein yields the protein MKAALWGLGGLGLGVGMMYWSDPRSGRWRRSHLQGKAVHAAHEAGCAAGVLRRDLTQRSRGLFLESLHRFRSEPVDDVTLGERVRAALGRVCSHPGAVRVSVRDGRVRLEGSILVDELKRVVPAVGRVRGVRGVESRLGPFAQSGRQPELQGGMPRRGPPRTFGSSHWSPSARFFGVMGGLSLASWAFRQRGALGLLLGVGGAVLGVRALSNLELRRLTGVGVGPRAITLHKDITVNAPVEEVFSFWDAMQNFPRFMTHVDEIRVDSSGRSFWKVKGPAGLHFEWEAEVTQRVQNKLLAWRSVKGTSVENAGVIHFERTPKGGTRLDIRLAYNPPAGAIGHAFARLLGVDPKRQMDDDLLRLKSLLERGKATGRETVTRESLSVGRGGRQTLMH from the coding sequence ATGAAGGCAGCCTTGTGGGGTCTGGGTGGATTGGGGCTTGGCGTGGGGATGATGTACTGGTCGGACCCTCGAAGTGGCCGCTGGCGCAGGTCTCACCTGCAGGGCAAGGCGGTGCACGCGGCCCACGAAGCGGGCTGCGCGGCGGGGGTCCTCCGGCGAGACCTGACGCAGCGCTCGCGGGGGTTGTTCCTCGAATCCCTCCATCGCTTTCGTTCGGAGCCCGTGGATGACGTGACGCTCGGCGAACGGGTGCGCGCGGCGCTGGGCCGGGTGTGTTCGCATCCCGGCGCGGTGCGAGTCTCGGTGCGGGACGGACGGGTACGGCTCGAGGGCTCCATCCTCGTCGACGAGCTCAAGCGGGTGGTCCCCGCCGTGGGCCGTGTGCGAGGCGTGCGCGGCGTGGAGAGCCGGCTGGGGCCCTTCGCCCAATCGGGGCGCCAGCCCGAGCTGCAAGGGGGGATGCCTCGCCGAGGGCCGCCCAGGACGTTCGGCTCCTCGCACTGGTCACCTTCCGCGCGCTTCTTCGGGGTGATGGGCGGACTGTCCCTGGCCTCGTGGGCCTTCCGGCAACGCGGAGCGCTGGGGCTTCTGCTCGGCGTGGGAGGCGCGGTGCTGGGTGTCCGCGCGCTCAGCAACCTGGAGCTTCGGAGGCTCACGGGCGTCGGCGTGGGGCCTCGCGCCATCACGTTGCACAAGGACATCACCGTGAATGCGCCGGTGGAGGAGGTCTTCTCCTTCTGGGATGCGATGCAGAACTTCCCGCGCTTCATGACTCACGTGGATGAGATTCGCGTGGACTCCTCGGGCCGTTCGTTCTGGAAGGTGAAGGGCCCCGCGGGTCTGCACTTCGAATGGGAGGCGGAGGTCACCCAGCGCGTGCAGAACAAGCTGCTCGCGTGGCGCAGCGTGAAGGGCACGTCGGTGGAGAACGCGGGCGTCATCCACTTCGAGCGCACGCCCAAGGGCGGCACGCGACTGGATATCCGCCTCGCCTACAACCCGCCAGCGGGTGCCATTGGCCATGCCTTCGCGCGGCTGCTGGGGGTGGACCCCAAGCGTCAGATGGATGACGACCTCTTGCGCCTCAAGTCGTTGCTGGAGCGCGGCAAGGCCACCGGTCGCGAGACGGTGACGCGAGAGTCCCTGTCAGTCGGGCGAGGAGGGCGCCAGACGCTGATGCACTGA
- a CDS encoding CBS domain-containing protein, with the protein MKIVGELMTREVVTLKETQNLGKAEELLNMHRIRHLPVTRQGKLVGLITHRDLLRAAATHASDPAAQPLWAADIMTRDVTTVTPNDSLREAVTMMLRNKFGCLPVVAADGALVGILTEADLVRYAQHLIEDKDRRELAREFNA; encoded by the coding sequence ATGAAAATCGTCGGAGAGCTGATGACACGCGAGGTGGTCACGCTCAAGGAGACCCAGAACCTGGGCAAGGCGGAGGAGCTGTTGAACATGCACCGCATCCGGCATCTGCCTGTCACCCGGCAGGGCAAGCTCGTGGGGCTCATCACGCACCGGGACTTGTTGAGGGCCGCGGCCACGCACGCGTCGGACCCGGCCGCCCAGCCGTTGTGGGCCGCCGACATCATGACGCGCGATGTGACGACGGTGACGCCCAACGACTCGCTGCGCGAAGCAGTGACGATGATGCTGCGCAACAAGTTCGGCTGCCTCCCCGTGGTGGCGGCGGACGGGGCGCTGGTGGGCATCCTCACGGAGGCGGACCTCGTGCGCTACGCGCAGCACCTCATCGAGGACAAGGACCGCCGCGAGCTGGCGCGCGAGTTCAACGCCTGA
- a CDS encoding sensor histidine kinase, giving the protein MSEPMALPPSRVLVVDDNAAFLDNLDELLGDAGYSVRAASTCRAAREKAREGFDVALVDLRLPDGDGTALAAELKAGSPDSEVVLLTGFATLETAVAAVRAGACAYLMKPCAPRELLLTLEQAMRQVRLHAEKRELARRAQVTEKLAAVGTMTAGLSHEIRNPLNAAALQLSVLERRVRRLPDGQQGTLLEPLLLVRDEIRRLDHILEDFLQFARPREFRPGSVDVKALVRRVVDLLSSQAETRKVTLTQVVPDAALPSLAGEEERLRQVLINLCLNALESTPTGGQVTLSVGAEDTRVWLTVDDTGAGVPEAMRDRIFEPFFTTKAQGSGLGLPIVHAIVTQHGGTLEVGTAPGGGARFLLRLPVAR; this is encoded by the coding sequence ATGAGTGAGCCCATGGCCCTTCCTCCCTCGCGTGTCCTGGTCGTGGATGACAACGCGGCGTTCCTCGACAACCTCGATGAGCTCCTGGGAGACGCGGGCTACTCCGTGCGCGCGGCATCGACGTGCCGGGCGGCTCGGGAGAAGGCGCGCGAGGGCTTCGACGTGGCGCTGGTGGACTTGCGCCTTCCGGATGGAGATGGGACGGCGCTGGCCGCGGAGCTGAAGGCGGGGTCACCGGACTCGGAAGTGGTGCTGCTCACGGGCTTCGCCACGCTGGAGACGGCGGTGGCGGCGGTGCGCGCGGGGGCCTGTGCGTACCTCATGAAGCCGTGTGCGCCGCGTGAGCTGCTCCTCACGTTGGAGCAGGCGATGCGGCAGGTGCGGCTGCACGCGGAGAAGCGCGAGCTGGCGCGGCGCGCGCAGGTGACGGAGAAGCTGGCCGCCGTGGGGACGATGACGGCGGGGCTGTCCCACGAGATTCGCAACCCGCTCAACGCCGCGGCCTTGCAGCTCTCCGTGTTGGAGCGCCGCGTGCGCAGGTTGCCCGATGGTCAGCAGGGCACATTGCTGGAGCCCTTGCTGTTGGTGCGCGACGAGATTCGCCGGCTCGACCACATCCTGGAGGACTTCCTCCAGTTCGCCCGGCCCCGCGAGTTCCGTCCGGGCTCCGTGGATGTCAAAGCCCTGGTTCGCCGGGTGGTGGACCTGTTGAGCAGTCAGGCCGAGACGCGGAAGGTGACGCTGACGCAGGTGGTGCCCGACGCCGCGTTGCCGTCGCTCGCGGGAGAAGAAGAGCGGCTCCGGCAGGTGCTCATCAACCTGTGCCTCAACGCGCTGGAGTCCACCCCCACGGGGGGCCAGGTGACGCTGTCGGTGGGCGCGGAGGACACGCGCGTCTGGCTCACGGTGGACGACACGGGGGCCGGTGTCCCGGAGGCGATGCGAGACCGCATCTTCGAGCCCTTCTTCACCACCAAGGCCCAGGGCTCCGGCCTGGGGCTCCCCATCGTCCACGCCATCGTCACCCAGCACGGAGGCACGCTGGAGGTGGGCACGGCACCGGGTGGGGGCGCGCGCTTCCTGCTGCGGCTTCCAGTGGCGCGCTAG
- a CDS encoding BlaI/MecI/CopY family transcriptional regulator, which translates to MPVPPQPTRAELAILRVLWQLGPSTVRQVHESLRDTQDNDTGYTTVLKLLQNMTEKGLVQRDETERTHVYEASLSQKRTQRDLLRDLMDRAFGGSASSVVAQALSMKRTSAEELAEIRKLLDEHERRGK; encoded by the coding sequence ATGCCCGTTCCTCCCCAGCCGACGCGCGCCGAGCTGGCCATCCTTCGGGTCCTCTGGCAGCTCGGGCCCAGCACCGTGCGCCAGGTGCATGAGTCCCTCCGGGACACGCAGGACAACGACACCGGCTACACGACGGTGCTCAAGCTCCTGCAGAACATGACCGAGAAGGGGCTCGTCCAGCGAGACGAGACCGAGCGCACCCACGTCTACGAGGCGTCCCTCAGTCAGAAGCGCACCCAGCGGGACTTGCTGCGCGACCTGATGGACCGGGCCTTCGGTGGCTCCGCCTCCAGCGTCGTCGCCCAGGCGCTGTCGATGAAGCGGACGTCCGCGGAGGAGCTGGCGGAGATTCGGAAGCTGCTGGACGAGCACGAGAGGCGGGGGAAGTGA
- a CDS encoding protoglobin domain-containing protein has product MAETLFEELKRYVAFGALDEQSLVGLHAVAKPHFPHIARVFYDRILEHDGARQALEGGESKVGHLKGTLQVWMDQLLRGPWDEAYFALRCRIGRMHVRISLPQHYMFGAMNVLRQELNAVIDTELPGDAETRHRTRTALGRILDLELAIMLHTYREDLLAQQARTERLATFGQLVGSIGHELRNPLGVIETSLYILRSRAGATVDERTHKHLDRIGEQVGIANHIVSDLLDMIRDRPLQRQEVWLDEVWQEALKAVPRPEGVSIRTEGLVSLAPVQGDAGQLRQVFVNLVQNAVQALEETGGEVSLVGAPREPGTVELVLEDTGPGVSESVRGRLFEPLITTKARGIGLGLALVRRILERHGGSITYAPRAGAGARFVIQLPTSAQEGPDATLPSAG; this is encoded by the coding sequence ATGGCGGAAACTTTGTTCGAGGAGCTGAAGCGGTACGTGGCGTTTGGAGCGCTGGACGAGCAATCCCTCGTCGGGCTCCATGCCGTCGCGAAGCCGCATTTCCCCCACATCGCGCGTGTCTTCTACGACCGCATCCTGGAGCACGATGGCGCGCGCCAGGCCCTGGAGGGAGGCGAGAGCAAGGTCGGTCACCTCAAGGGCACGTTGCAGGTGTGGATGGACCAGCTCCTGCGCGGGCCTTGGGACGAGGCGTACTTCGCGCTGCGCTGCCGCATTGGCCGCATGCACGTGCGAATCTCGCTGCCGCAGCACTACATGTTCGGCGCGATGAACGTGCTGCGACAGGAGCTCAACGCGGTCATCGACACGGAGCTTCCGGGAGACGCGGAGACGCGGCACCGCACGCGCACCGCGCTGGGTCGCATCCTGGACCTGGAGCTGGCCATCATGCTCCACACGTACCGCGAGGACCTGCTGGCCCAGCAGGCGCGCACCGAGCGACTGGCCACCTTCGGGCAGCTCGTGGGCTCCATCGGGCATGAGCTGCGCAATCCCCTGGGTGTCATCGAGACCTCGCTCTACATCCTGCGCAGCCGCGCGGGTGCCACGGTGGATGAGCGCACCCACAAGCACCTGGACCGCATCGGCGAACAGGTGGGCATCGCCAATCACATCGTCTCCGACTTGCTGGACATGATTCGGGACCGCCCGCTGCAACGCCAGGAGGTCTGGTTGGACGAGGTCTGGCAGGAGGCGCTCAAGGCCGTGCCGCGTCCGGAGGGCGTGAGCATCCGGACAGAGGGCCTGGTCTCGCTGGCGCCCGTGCAGGGGGACGCGGGGCAGTTGCGCCAGGTCTTCGTCAACCTGGTGCAGAACGCCGTGCAGGCGCTGGAGGAGACGGGCGGCGAGGTGTCGCTCGTGGGGGCACCTCGCGAGCCGGGCACGGTGGAGCTGGTCCTGGAGGACACGGGACCGGGCGTCAGCGAGAGCGTCCGGGGGCGCCTCTTCGAGCCGTTGATTACGACCAAGGCGCGGGGCATCGGCCTGGGCCTGGCGCTCGTGCGGCGCATCCTGGAGCGCCACGGCGGGTCCATCACGTATGCGCCGCGCGCCGGTGCTGGAGCACGCTTCGTGATTCAGCTTCCCACGTCCGCTCAGGAGGGGCCCGATGCGACGCTACCTTCTGCTGGATGA
- a CDS encoding response regulator, which translates to MRRYLLLDDNQALAENLAEILRDEGHQATVVGTGDEALRAVGTTRFDAFVTDMRMPGMSGADAVRRIRRLDPGIAAVIVTAYPSEDDLETARREGLLAVLPKPVPISTLMDLLANARRDGLVVVAEDDPALSDNLAEVLRARGFSCVTVASVLDTDLLSCTAPFAALVDLRMPGGPDGEAFRKLRERYPSLPTFVMTAWPDLAPRGVGVDVFPKPFDTGALVGALESAHASRA; encoded by the coding sequence ATGCGACGCTACCTTCTGCTGGATGACAATCAGGCGCTGGCCGAGAACCTCGCGGAGATTCTTCGCGACGAGGGACACCAGGCCACCGTGGTGGGCACGGGAGACGAGGCCCTGCGCGCGGTGGGGACCACGCGCTTCGATGCGTTCGTGACGGACATGCGCATGCCCGGCATGAGCGGCGCGGACGCGGTGCGGCGCATCCGGCGGTTGGACCCGGGGATCGCCGCCGTCATCGTCACGGCGTACCCCAGCGAGGACGACCTGGAGACGGCGCGGCGCGAGGGCCTGCTCGCGGTGCTCCCCAAGCCCGTGCCCATCTCCACGCTGATGGACTTGCTGGCCAATGCGCGGAGGGACGGGCTGGTGGTGGTGGCGGAGGACGACCCGGCGCTGAGCGACAACCTCGCGGAGGTGCTGCGTGCCCGGGGCTTCTCCTGTGTGACGGTGGCCTCGGTGTTGGACACGGACCTGTTGTCATGCACGGCGCCCTTCGCCGCGCTGGTGGACCTGCGCATGCCGGGCGGGCCGGATGGCGAGGCCTTCCGCAAGCTGCGTGAGCGCTACCCGAGCCTGCCCACCTTCGTCATGACGGCGTGGCCGGACCTGGCGCCGCGAGGTGTGGGTGTCGATGTCTTTCCCAAGCCCTTCGACACGGGTGCGCTCGTGGGCGCGCTGGAGTCGGCACACGCTTCACGAGCATGA
- a CDS encoding SLC13 family permease, whose protein sequence is MSPPIASMPDTEATPSMPIEAIAAPASPRNWTRPALASVGLVAVGLVAGFGVQGEVASRAVLVAGVCLVLWLSELVPPFVPTLLLLGATPVVLGPLAPEYHLSSVLTWCADPVLILFLGGFTLEVAAMRHGLDSAVARHVVRGSRGRPRLLLLLVMGGVAFLSMWMSNVAAAAMMLAALRPVLLAAPPGAPLRPALLASVALGANLGGMATPVGSGPNALAVSAASTFAPVTFAGWMAFALPLTVLMMLLGFGLILLRFRVEGVLTLPAPMTRALSPSGRRVLAVSAACVAAWLTEPLHGVPAPVVALGATALLFGTGLLRREDLGRLDWSTLLLIAGGLALGKLLEHSGLVAHALDGARLEALPREVRLGALVVVAAVLSALMSNTGTAALLLPLALSVEPSASTPILVAMGCSFGIPFAISTPPNAMAAGEGLDTSELLRLGVPLMVAGCLLVSVTGPWVLRLFGLP, encoded by the coding sequence ATGTCCCCGCCCATTGCCTCGATGCCCGACACCGAGGCCACCCCCTCCATGCCCATCGAGGCCATCGCCGCTCCGGCCTCGCCGAGGAACTGGACCCGGCCCGCGCTCGCGAGCGTGGGGTTGGTGGCGGTGGGCCTGGTCGCGGGCTTCGGGGTGCAGGGCGAGGTGGCGTCGCGCGCGGTGCTGGTGGCGGGCGTCTGCCTGGTGTTGTGGCTGTCGGAGCTGGTGCCTCCTTTTGTTCCCACGCTGCTCCTGCTCGGGGCCACGCCCGTGGTGCTGGGCCCCCTGGCGCCGGAGTACCACCTGTCCTCGGTGCTCACGTGGTGCGCGGACCCGGTGCTCATCCTCTTCCTCGGCGGCTTCACGCTGGAAGTGGCGGCCATGCGACACGGCCTCGACTCCGCGGTCGCTCGCCACGTCGTGCGCGGCTCGCGAGGCCGACCTCGGCTCCTGCTCCTCCTGGTGATGGGCGGCGTGGCCTTCCTGTCCATGTGGATGTCCAACGTGGCGGCCGCGGCGATGATGCTCGCGGCGCTCCGGCCCGTGCTGCTCGCCGCACCACCCGGCGCGCCCCTGCGGCCCGCCCTGCTGGCGAGCGTGGCGCTGGGAGCGAACCTCGGCGGAATGGCGACTCCCGTGGGCAGCGGACCGAATGCCCTCGCGGTGTCCGCGGCCAGCACCTTCGCCCCCGTCACCTTCGCGGGCTGGATGGCGTTCGCCCTGCCCCTCACCGTGCTGATGATGCTGCTGGGCTTCGGCCTCATCCTGCTGCGCTTCCGCGTGGAAGGGGTGCTGACCTTGCCCGCACCCATGACCCGGGCACTGAGCCCCTCGGGCCGCCGGGTCCTCGCGGTGAGCGCCGCCTGCGTGGCGGCCTGGCTGACGGAGCCCCTGCACGGCGTGCCCGCACCGGTGGTGGCCCTGGGCGCCACCGCGCTGCTCTTCGGCACGGGGCTGCTCCGGCGCGAGGACCTGGGCCGGCTGGATTGGTCCACCCTGCTGCTCATCGCGGGTGGGCTCGCGCTGGGCAAGCTCCTGGAGCACTCGGGGCTGGTGGCGCATGCGCTCGACGGCGCTCGATTGGAGGCGTTGCCTCGCGAGGTGCGGCTGGGGGCGCTGGTTGTCGTCGCGGCGGTGCTGTCGGCCTTGATGAGCAACACGGGCACCGCCGCCCTGCTCCTCCCACTCGCCCTGAGCGTGGAGCCCTCCGCGTCCACGCCCATCCTCGTCGCCATGGGGTGCTCGTTCGGCATCCCCTTCGCCATCAGCACGCCGCCCAACGCGATGGCCGCGGGCGAGGGGCTCGACACCTCCGAGCTCTTGCGGCTCGGGGTTCCCCTCATGGTGGCCGGTTGTCTGCTGGTCAGCGTGACGGGCCCGTGGGTACTACGTCTCTTCGGCCTGCCATGA